A DNA window from Oryzias latipes chromosome 5, ASM223467v1 contains the following coding sequences:
- the eif4b gene encoding eukaryotic translation initiation factor 4B isoform X3, producing the protein MAASAKKKNKKGKTFSLTDFLAEDSGGNPAAPPSYPSKSTSWADDTDDLDGDVSTSWHTDEDTYRAPPIDRSILPTAPRSAREPNINRAKLPRSPPYTAFLGNLPYEVTEESIKDFFRGLAISAVRLPREPNNPQKLKGFGYAEFDDVDSLLRALSLDEENLGNRRIRVDIADQSDKDFYSSDKDGGPMGGRDRGGRMADMGPDKTDSDWRARPSSDADDGPPRRDDAFGERPRDRYESDRYRDGPRRDDRYEGGRDRYRDRYDDRDRRDRCDDRDRRDYDRGGFDSRGGGGGRRAFGTGFRRDYDDTRGSGDRYGDKDRYADRDDRYEKRDERREERAPIQRPKLNLKPRSVPKEEEGPGNSGGTSPAAAPSSGSRASSIFGGAKPVDTAAKEREVEERLKKEEERLQRQLEEDKSRGGPDRKMRDREPGWRNEETPTERSRTGSESSQQGSTSGKGSRCRDGERSGENEVFSGREGVSSSPVPSPQSSSSKEPLKVMPAPPPKENVWAKRSAASTSSNDGDSRAPVSPVSPGGSTPPKLSSSSSSDERGSGKDENRGRGGPAGPGAGRGRGEAPNKDRRKEADKKDLKKDRDSKPPPEPKKYEETPTPKFSSASKYAALLMDGDQGDDTEDVE; encoded by the exons atggcggcgtcag CTAAGAAGAAGAACAAGAAGGGGAAGACCTTCAGTCTCACTGACTTCCTGGCAGAGGACTCTGGAGGCAACCCCGCCGCGCCTCCCAGCTACCCAAGCAAGTCCACGAGTTGGGCAGATGATACTGACGACCTGGATGGAGACG TCTCAACGTCATGGCACACTGACGAGGATACATACAGGGCGCCCCCCATTGACCGCTCCATCCTGCCGACTGCCCCTCGCTCGGCGCGCGAGCCCAACATCAACCGCGCCAAACTGCCCCGCAGCCCGCCGTACACCGCCTTCCTCGGCAACCTGCCCTACGAGGTCACCGAGGAGTCCATCAAGGACTTTTTCCGGGGCTTGGCT ATCAGTGCAGTGCGTCTGCCCCGGGAGCCGAACAACCCGCAGAAACTGAAGGGCTTCGGCTACGCCGAGTTTGATGACGTGGATTCTCTCCTGAGGGCTCTCAGTCTCGACGAGGAG AATCTAGGGAATCGCAGGATTCGTGTTGACATTGCAGATCAATCTGACAAAG ACTTTTACTCGTCAGATAAAGACGGCGGGCCCATGGGGGGCAGAGACAGGGGAGGGCGCATGGCCGACATGGGACCTGACAAAACGGACAGTGACTGGAGAGCTCGGCCGAGTTCAGATGCTGATGACGGGCCTCCACGAAGGGATGATGCTTTTGGAGAAA GACCACGGGACCGTTACGAGTCAGACCGCTACAGAGACGGCCCGAGGCGCGACGATCGATACGAAGGAGGAAGAGACCGCTACCGTGATCGCTATGACGACCGGGACCGGAGGGATCGTTGCGACGATCGGGACCGCAGAGATTATGATCGAGGCG GTTTTGATTCTCGCGGCGGCGGGGGAGGTCGCCGTGCCTTCGGTACTGGCTTTCGTCGAGATTACGATGACACTCGGGGAAGCGGCGATCGCTACGGCGACAAGGATCGCTACGCCGATCGGGATGACCGATACGAGAAACGAGACGAGCGCCGTGAGGAGAGAG CTCCTATACAAAGACCCAAGTTGAACCTGAAGCCTCGGTCAGTCccgaaagaagaagaaggtccTGGCAACAGCGGCGGCACGTCTCCGGCTGCCGCTCCCAGCTCCGGCAGCAGAGCCTCGTCCATCTTTGGCGGAGCCAAACCTGTTGACACAGCGGCCAAGGAGAGGGAGGTGGAGGAGAGACTGAAGAAGGAGGAAGAAAGGCTGCAAAGGCAGTTGGAGGAGGACAAGAGCCGAGGAGGACCTGACAGGAAGATGAGGGACAG GGAACCTGGTTGGCGCAATGAAGAGACTCCCACTGAGCGATCTCGCACAGGAAGCGAATCTTCACAGCAAGGAAGCACTTCTGGAAAAG GTTCAAGGTGTCGAGATGGCGAGCGCTCCGGAGAGAACGAGGTTTTCTCTGGGAGAGAAGGGGTCTCCTCTTCCCCTGTGCCCTCACCGCAGAGCTCTTCCTCCAAAGAACCACTGAAGGTGATGCCTGCTCCTCCTCCCAAGGAGAACGTGTGGGCCAAACGGAGTGCAGCCAGCACAAGCTCCAATGACGGAGACAGCCGGGCCCCGGTCTCCCCCGTCTCACCAGGCGGGTCGACTCCTCCCAAGCTCAG tTCCTCAAGTTCTTCAGATGAAAGAGGTTCTGGAAAAG ATGAGAACCGGGGCCGAGGGGGGCCTGCTGGGCCTGGAGCCGGGCGGGGCCGAGGAGAAGCGCCTAACAAAGACCGAAGAAAGGAGGCAGACAA AAAGGACCTCAAAAAAGACAGAGACTCCAAACCCCCCCCAGAGCCAAAGAAATACGAAGAAACCCCAACCCCT
- the eif4b gene encoding eukaryotic translation initiation factor 4B isoform X1 — protein sequence MAASAKKKNKKGKTFSLTDFLAEDSGGNPAAPPSYPSKSTSWADDTDDLDGDGEQKKTNVSTSWHTDEDTYRAPPIDRSILPTAPRSAREPNINRAKLPRSPPYTAFLGNLPYEVTEESIKDFFRGLAISAVRLPREPNNPQKLKGFGYAEFDDVDSLLRALSLDEENLGNRRIRVDIADQSDKDFYSSDKDGGPMGGRDRGGRMADMGPDKTDSDWRARPSSDADDGPPRRDDAFGERPRDRYESDRYRDGPRRDDRYEGGRDRYRDRYDDRDRRDRCDDRDRRDYDRGGFDSRGGGGGRRAFGTGFRRDYDDTRGSGDRYGDKDRYADRDDRYEKRDERREERAPIQRPKLNLKPRSVPKEEEGPGNSGGTSPAAAPSSGSRASSIFGGAKPVDTAAKEREVEERLKKEEERLQRQLEEDKSRGGPDRKMRDREPGWRNEETPTERSRTGSESSQQGSTSGKGSRCRDGERSGENEVFSGREGVSSSPVPSPQSSSSKEPLKVMPAPPPKENVWAKRSAASTSSNDGDSRAPVSPVSPGGSTPPKLSSSSSSDERGSGKDENRGRGGPAGPGAGRGRGEAPNKDRRKEADKKDLKKDRDSKPPPEPKKYEETPTPKFSSASKYAALLMDGDQGDDTEDVE from the exons atggcggcgtcag CTAAGAAGAAGAACAAGAAGGGGAAGACCTTCAGTCTCACTGACTTCCTGGCAGAGGACTCTGGAGGCAACCCCGCCGCGCCTCCCAGCTACCCAAGCAAGTCCACGAGTTGGGCAGATGATACTGACGACCTGGATGGAGACGGTGAGCAGAAAAAAACGAATG TCTCAACGTCATGGCACACTGACGAGGATACATACAGGGCGCCCCCCATTGACCGCTCCATCCTGCCGACTGCCCCTCGCTCGGCGCGCGAGCCCAACATCAACCGCGCCAAACTGCCCCGCAGCCCGCCGTACACCGCCTTCCTCGGCAACCTGCCCTACGAGGTCACCGAGGAGTCCATCAAGGACTTTTTCCGGGGCTTGGCT ATCAGTGCAGTGCGTCTGCCCCGGGAGCCGAACAACCCGCAGAAACTGAAGGGCTTCGGCTACGCCGAGTTTGATGACGTGGATTCTCTCCTGAGGGCTCTCAGTCTCGACGAGGAG AATCTAGGGAATCGCAGGATTCGTGTTGACATTGCAGATCAATCTGACAAAG ACTTTTACTCGTCAGATAAAGACGGCGGGCCCATGGGGGGCAGAGACAGGGGAGGGCGCATGGCCGACATGGGACCTGACAAAACGGACAGTGACTGGAGAGCTCGGCCGAGTTCAGATGCTGATGACGGGCCTCCACGAAGGGATGATGCTTTTGGAGAAA GACCACGGGACCGTTACGAGTCAGACCGCTACAGAGACGGCCCGAGGCGCGACGATCGATACGAAGGAGGAAGAGACCGCTACCGTGATCGCTATGACGACCGGGACCGGAGGGATCGTTGCGACGATCGGGACCGCAGAGATTATGATCGAGGCG GTTTTGATTCTCGCGGCGGCGGGGGAGGTCGCCGTGCCTTCGGTACTGGCTTTCGTCGAGATTACGATGACACTCGGGGAAGCGGCGATCGCTACGGCGACAAGGATCGCTACGCCGATCGGGATGACCGATACGAGAAACGAGACGAGCGCCGTGAGGAGAGAG CTCCTATACAAAGACCCAAGTTGAACCTGAAGCCTCGGTCAGTCccgaaagaagaagaaggtccTGGCAACAGCGGCGGCACGTCTCCGGCTGCCGCTCCCAGCTCCGGCAGCAGAGCCTCGTCCATCTTTGGCGGAGCCAAACCTGTTGACACAGCGGCCAAGGAGAGGGAGGTGGAGGAGAGACTGAAGAAGGAGGAAGAAAGGCTGCAAAGGCAGTTGGAGGAGGACAAGAGCCGAGGAGGACCTGACAGGAAGATGAGGGACAG GGAACCTGGTTGGCGCAATGAAGAGACTCCCACTGAGCGATCTCGCACAGGAAGCGAATCTTCACAGCAAGGAAGCACTTCTGGAAAAG GTTCAAGGTGTCGAGATGGCGAGCGCTCCGGAGAGAACGAGGTTTTCTCTGGGAGAGAAGGGGTCTCCTCTTCCCCTGTGCCCTCACCGCAGAGCTCTTCCTCCAAAGAACCACTGAAGGTGATGCCTGCTCCTCCTCCCAAGGAGAACGTGTGGGCCAAACGGAGTGCAGCCAGCACAAGCTCCAATGACGGAGACAGCCGGGCCCCGGTCTCCCCCGTCTCACCAGGCGGGTCGACTCCTCCCAAGCTCAG tTCCTCAAGTTCTTCAGATGAAAGAGGTTCTGGAAAAG ATGAGAACCGGGGCCGAGGGGGGCCTGCTGGGCCTGGAGCCGGGCGGGGCCGAGGAGAAGCGCCTAACAAAGACCGAAGAAAGGAGGCAGACAA AAAGGACCTCAAAAAAGACAGAGACTCCAAACCCCCCCCAGAGCCAAAGAAATACGAAGAAACCCCAACCCCT
- the eif4b gene encoding eukaryotic translation initiation factor 4B isoform X4 produces MAASAKKKNKKGKTFSLTDFLAEDSGGNPAAPPSYPSKSTSWADDTDDLDGDVSTSWHTDEDTYRAPPIDRSILPTAPRSAREPNINRAKLPRSPPYTAFLGNLPYEVTEESIKDFFRGLAISAVRLPREPNNPQKLKGFGYAEFDDVDSLLRALSLDEENLGNRRIRVDIADQSDKDKDGGPMGGRDRGGRMADMGPDKTDSDWRARPSSDADDGPPRRDDAFGERPRDRYESDRYRDGPRRDDRYEGGRDRYRDRYDDRDRRDRCDDRDRRDYDRGGFDSRGGGGGRRAFGTGFRRDYDDTRGSGDRYGDKDRYADRDDRYEKRDERREERAPIQRPKLNLKPRSVPKEEEGPGNSGGTSPAAAPSSGSRASSIFGGAKPVDTAAKEREVEERLKKEEERLQRQLEEDKSRGGPDRKMRDREPGWRNEETPTERSRTGSESSQQGSTSGKGSRCRDGERSGENEVFSGREGVSSSPVPSPQSSSSKEPLKVMPAPPPKENVWAKRSAASTSSNDGDSRAPVSPVSPGGSTPPKLSSSSSSDERGSGKDENRGRGGPAGPGAGRGRGEAPNKDRRKEADKKDLKKDRDSKPPPEPKKYEETPTPKFSSASKYAALLMDGDQGDDTEDVE; encoded by the exons atggcggcgtcag CTAAGAAGAAGAACAAGAAGGGGAAGACCTTCAGTCTCACTGACTTCCTGGCAGAGGACTCTGGAGGCAACCCCGCCGCGCCTCCCAGCTACCCAAGCAAGTCCACGAGTTGGGCAGATGATACTGACGACCTGGATGGAGACG TCTCAACGTCATGGCACACTGACGAGGATACATACAGGGCGCCCCCCATTGACCGCTCCATCCTGCCGACTGCCCCTCGCTCGGCGCGCGAGCCCAACATCAACCGCGCCAAACTGCCCCGCAGCCCGCCGTACACCGCCTTCCTCGGCAACCTGCCCTACGAGGTCACCGAGGAGTCCATCAAGGACTTTTTCCGGGGCTTGGCT ATCAGTGCAGTGCGTCTGCCCCGGGAGCCGAACAACCCGCAGAAACTGAAGGGCTTCGGCTACGCCGAGTTTGATGACGTGGATTCTCTCCTGAGGGCTCTCAGTCTCGACGAGGAG AATCTAGGGAATCGCAGGATTCGTGTTGACATTGCAGATCAATCTGACAAAG ATAAAGACGGCGGGCCCATGGGGGGCAGAGACAGGGGAGGGCGCATGGCCGACATGGGACCTGACAAAACGGACAGTGACTGGAGAGCTCGGCCGAGTTCAGATGCTGATGACGGGCCTCCACGAAGGGATGATGCTTTTGGAGAAA GACCACGGGACCGTTACGAGTCAGACCGCTACAGAGACGGCCCGAGGCGCGACGATCGATACGAAGGAGGAAGAGACCGCTACCGTGATCGCTATGACGACCGGGACCGGAGGGATCGTTGCGACGATCGGGACCGCAGAGATTATGATCGAGGCG GTTTTGATTCTCGCGGCGGCGGGGGAGGTCGCCGTGCCTTCGGTACTGGCTTTCGTCGAGATTACGATGACACTCGGGGAAGCGGCGATCGCTACGGCGACAAGGATCGCTACGCCGATCGGGATGACCGATACGAGAAACGAGACGAGCGCCGTGAGGAGAGAG CTCCTATACAAAGACCCAAGTTGAACCTGAAGCCTCGGTCAGTCccgaaagaagaagaaggtccTGGCAACAGCGGCGGCACGTCTCCGGCTGCCGCTCCCAGCTCCGGCAGCAGAGCCTCGTCCATCTTTGGCGGAGCCAAACCTGTTGACACAGCGGCCAAGGAGAGGGAGGTGGAGGAGAGACTGAAGAAGGAGGAAGAAAGGCTGCAAAGGCAGTTGGAGGAGGACAAGAGCCGAGGAGGACCTGACAGGAAGATGAGGGACAG GGAACCTGGTTGGCGCAATGAAGAGACTCCCACTGAGCGATCTCGCACAGGAAGCGAATCTTCACAGCAAGGAAGCACTTCTGGAAAAG GTTCAAGGTGTCGAGATGGCGAGCGCTCCGGAGAGAACGAGGTTTTCTCTGGGAGAGAAGGGGTCTCCTCTTCCCCTGTGCCCTCACCGCAGAGCTCTTCCTCCAAAGAACCACTGAAGGTGATGCCTGCTCCTCCTCCCAAGGAGAACGTGTGGGCCAAACGGAGTGCAGCCAGCACAAGCTCCAATGACGGAGACAGCCGGGCCCCGGTCTCCCCCGTCTCACCAGGCGGGTCGACTCCTCCCAAGCTCAG tTCCTCAAGTTCTTCAGATGAAAGAGGTTCTGGAAAAG ATGAGAACCGGGGCCGAGGGGGGCCTGCTGGGCCTGGAGCCGGGCGGGGCCGAGGAGAAGCGCCTAACAAAGACCGAAGAAAGGAGGCAGACAA AAAGGACCTCAAAAAAGACAGAGACTCCAAACCCCCCCCAGAGCCAAAGAAATACGAAGAAACCCCAACCCCT
- the eif4b gene encoding eukaryotic translation initiation factor 4B isoform X2 — protein MAASAKKKNKKGKTFSLTDFLAEDSGGNPAAPPSYPSKSTSWADDTDDLDGDGEQKKTNVSTSWHTDEDTYRAPPIDRSILPTAPRSAREPNINRAKLPRSPPYTAFLGNLPYEVTEESIKDFFRGLAISAVRLPREPNNPQKLKGFGYAEFDDVDSLLRALSLDEENLGNRRIRVDIADQSDKDKDGGPMGGRDRGGRMADMGPDKTDSDWRARPSSDADDGPPRRDDAFGERPRDRYESDRYRDGPRRDDRYEGGRDRYRDRYDDRDRRDRCDDRDRRDYDRGGFDSRGGGGGRRAFGTGFRRDYDDTRGSGDRYGDKDRYADRDDRYEKRDERREERAPIQRPKLNLKPRSVPKEEEGPGNSGGTSPAAAPSSGSRASSIFGGAKPVDTAAKEREVEERLKKEEERLQRQLEEDKSRGGPDRKMRDREPGWRNEETPTERSRTGSESSQQGSTSGKGSRCRDGERSGENEVFSGREGVSSSPVPSPQSSSSKEPLKVMPAPPPKENVWAKRSAASTSSNDGDSRAPVSPVSPGGSTPPKLSSSSSSDERGSGKDENRGRGGPAGPGAGRGRGEAPNKDRRKEADKKDLKKDRDSKPPPEPKKYEETPTPKFSSASKYAALLMDGDQGDDTEDVE, from the exons atggcggcgtcag CTAAGAAGAAGAACAAGAAGGGGAAGACCTTCAGTCTCACTGACTTCCTGGCAGAGGACTCTGGAGGCAACCCCGCCGCGCCTCCCAGCTACCCAAGCAAGTCCACGAGTTGGGCAGATGATACTGACGACCTGGATGGAGACGGTGAGCAGAAAAAAACGAATG TCTCAACGTCATGGCACACTGACGAGGATACATACAGGGCGCCCCCCATTGACCGCTCCATCCTGCCGACTGCCCCTCGCTCGGCGCGCGAGCCCAACATCAACCGCGCCAAACTGCCCCGCAGCCCGCCGTACACCGCCTTCCTCGGCAACCTGCCCTACGAGGTCACCGAGGAGTCCATCAAGGACTTTTTCCGGGGCTTGGCT ATCAGTGCAGTGCGTCTGCCCCGGGAGCCGAACAACCCGCAGAAACTGAAGGGCTTCGGCTACGCCGAGTTTGATGACGTGGATTCTCTCCTGAGGGCTCTCAGTCTCGACGAGGAG AATCTAGGGAATCGCAGGATTCGTGTTGACATTGCAGATCAATCTGACAAAG ATAAAGACGGCGGGCCCATGGGGGGCAGAGACAGGGGAGGGCGCATGGCCGACATGGGACCTGACAAAACGGACAGTGACTGGAGAGCTCGGCCGAGTTCAGATGCTGATGACGGGCCTCCACGAAGGGATGATGCTTTTGGAGAAA GACCACGGGACCGTTACGAGTCAGACCGCTACAGAGACGGCCCGAGGCGCGACGATCGATACGAAGGAGGAAGAGACCGCTACCGTGATCGCTATGACGACCGGGACCGGAGGGATCGTTGCGACGATCGGGACCGCAGAGATTATGATCGAGGCG GTTTTGATTCTCGCGGCGGCGGGGGAGGTCGCCGTGCCTTCGGTACTGGCTTTCGTCGAGATTACGATGACACTCGGGGAAGCGGCGATCGCTACGGCGACAAGGATCGCTACGCCGATCGGGATGACCGATACGAGAAACGAGACGAGCGCCGTGAGGAGAGAG CTCCTATACAAAGACCCAAGTTGAACCTGAAGCCTCGGTCAGTCccgaaagaagaagaaggtccTGGCAACAGCGGCGGCACGTCTCCGGCTGCCGCTCCCAGCTCCGGCAGCAGAGCCTCGTCCATCTTTGGCGGAGCCAAACCTGTTGACACAGCGGCCAAGGAGAGGGAGGTGGAGGAGAGACTGAAGAAGGAGGAAGAAAGGCTGCAAAGGCAGTTGGAGGAGGACAAGAGCCGAGGAGGACCTGACAGGAAGATGAGGGACAG GGAACCTGGTTGGCGCAATGAAGAGACTCCCACTGAGCGATCTCGCACAGGAAGCGAATCTTCACAGCAAGGAAGCACTTCTGGAAAAG GTTCAAGGTGTCGAGATGGCGAGCGCTCCGGAGAGAACGAGGTTTTCTCTGGGAGAGAAGGGGTCTCCTCTTCCCCTGTGCCCTCACCGCAGAGCTCTTCCTCCAAAGAACCACTGAAGGTGATGCCTGCTCCTCCTCCCAAGGAGAACGTGTGGGCCAAACGGAGTGCAGCCAGCACAAGCTCCAATGACGGAGACAGCCGGGCCCCGGTCTCCCCCGTCTCACCAGGCGGGTCGACTCCTCCCAAGCTCAG tTCCTCAAGTTCTTCAGATGAAAGAGGTTCTGGAAAAG ATGAGAACCGGGGCCGAGGGGGGCCTGCTGGGCCTGGAGCCGGGCGGGGCCGAGGAGAAGCGCCTAACAAAGACCGAAGAAAGGAGGCAGACAA AAAGGACCTCAAAAAAGACAGAGACTCCAAACCCCCCCCAGAGCCAAAGAAATACGAAGAAACCCCAACCCCT